Proteins encoded in a region of the uncultured Paludibaculum sp. genome:
- a CDS encoding sensor histidine kinase produces MTQVDDRGATLRRIRWLLGMGFGGLLALMVLVGIYSVRVLKEVDEIDDGGTNEFLAKSDALNLLRGSAALTASRVRDAVLDPDKRDRARGVASARTAHAETLQALDHLRSLANPKEARQLDIFQRQYSAYWGLASGAFDRASPMWRLNNYNVFAEKLVPGREEFMRPLDELRRNMEVDLRTADGTASQLILMLRRRMSVTILLTTLLGAILSFSTVFYLMRLERLAALRYQEAQEGKAALGRLSARLVDVQEDERRSLARELHDEVGQSLSALLVDLGEAQHYAPVQIAPLHSALDSVKNLAETTISNIRNIMLLLRPSMLDDLGLMPALHWQARETTRTSNVRVQVLADDDDLELPDSHRTAVYRIVQEALRNVTRHSGATEASVTVRSKPGEVFVEVRDNGHGFDSRTTKGVGLLGMKERVDHLNGAFHVASAPGQGTVIRVELPLPAEMPLPSA; encoded by the coding sequence ATGACGCAGGTGGACGACCGTGGCGCAACTCTGAGGCGCATTCGATGGTTGCTGGGAATGGGCTTCGGCGGGTTGCTCGCGCTCATGGTGTTGGTCGGCATCTATTCAGTGCGAGTGCTGAAAGAGGTCGATGAGATCGACGATGGCGGCACGAACGAGTTCCTGGCCAAGAGCGACGCGCTGAACCTGTTGCGCGGTAGCGCGGCCCTGACCGCTTCTCGCGTGAGAGACGCCGTCCTTGACCCCGACAAGCGCGACCGGGCCCGGGGTGTCGCATCCGCCCGCACCGCACACGCCGAAACCCTTCAGGCCCTGGATCATCTGCGGAGCCTTGCCAACCCCAAAGAGGCCAGGCAACTGGACATCTTTCAACGACAATACTCAGCCTATTGGGGGCTTGCCTCCGGTGCCTTCGACAGAGCCAGCCCGATGTGGCGGTTGAACAACTACAACGTCTTCGCCGAAAAGCTGGTGCCGGGCAGGGAAGAGTTCATGCGTCCTCTGGACGAACTGCGCCGGAACATGGAAGTCGACCTGCGAACGGCGGATGGGACGGCGTCGCAGCTGATTCTGATGCTCCGCCGGCGAATGTCGGTCACCATTCTGTTGACGACACTGCTGGGTGCCATCCTTTCATTCTCCACTGTGTTCTACCTGATGCGCCTGGAACGGTTGGCCGCCCTGCGCTACCAGGAGGCGCAGGAGGGTAAGGCCGCCCTGGGGCGCCTTTCCGCCCGGCTGGTGGATGTGCAGGAAGACGAGCGCCGAAGCCTGGCGCGCGAGCTTCACGATGAGGTGGGCCAGTCGCTTTCCGCGCTACTGGTGGATCTCGGCGAGGCGCAGCACTACGCGCCCGTCCAGATTGCGCCGCTGCACTCGGCCCTGGATTCGGTCAAGAACCTGGCGGAGACCACGATCTCCAACATTCGCAACATCATGCTGTTGCTGCGGCCGTCGATGCTGGACGATCTCGGGCTGATGCCGGCGCTCCACTGGCAGGCCAGGGAGACCACGCGGACGTCCAACGTACGTGTACAGGTCTTGGCCGACGACGACGATCTGGAACTGCCGGACAGCCACCGCACGGCGGTCTACCGGATCGTGCAGGAGGCTCTGCGCAACGTGACGCGCCATTCGGGAGCCACGGAGGCGTCCGTGACCGTGCGGTCGAAGCCGGGCGAGGTCTTCGTCGAGGTGCGGGACAACGGCCACGGGTTCGATTCCCGGACGACCAAGGGTGTGGGCCTGCTGGGCATGAAGGAACGAGTCGACCACCTGAACGGTGCTTTTCACGTCGCTTCCGCTCCAGGGCAGGGCACCGTGATCCGGGTAGAACTGCCGCTGCCGGCGGAGATGCCTTTGCCGTCCGCCTAG
- a CDS encoding DUF2905 domain-containing protein, translated as MARALMLIGGLLFAAGLIVYLAGKLHIPIGRLPGDITIRGKHTTFYFPLMTCLLLSLVYSLLVWLLRRK; from the coding sequence ATGGCTCGCGCCCTCATGCTCATCGGAGGATTGTTGTTTGCCGCCGGACTCATCGTCTATCTGGCCGGCAAATTACACATTCCAATAGGCCGGCTGCCAGGCGACATCACCATCCGGGGGAAGCACACCACGTTCTACTTCCCCCTGATGACCTGTCTGCTGCTCAGTCTGGTCTACTCACTCCTGGTCTGGCTGCTGCGGCGCAAATAG
- a CDS encoding aminotransferase class IV, translated as MIRPKLLHNGQIRSSSDLILNPGQVGLLSGWGIFSTIKVVDGVLFEFNRHWARMSRDADLLRVPFPWSAVELEEMLIGLVEANQDFNSTLRVAVVRNTGTMWSGPITDPEFDLIAFTAARSNWGGACKLGIVPNARHAACVFTGTKTTSWAMNLVWYEEAHRRGLDEVILLNERGEVSECTSANVFACFGDTAVTPPLSSGCLPGITRQLLVERVQVPGIQVTESVISLDDLERADGIFITSSTRDLLPVAEVEGLSIQTGDRVRKSLAEALERHQAAYVALAIRRAAVGIGGVS; from the coding sequence GTGATCCGCCCTAAACTTCTCCACAACGGTCAGATCCGTTCGTCTTCCGACCTCATTTTGAATCCCGGTCAGGTCGGATTGCTCTCTGGCTGGGGCATCTTCTCCACCATCAAGGTGGTGGACGGGGTCCTGTTTGAGTTCAATCGCCACTGGGCCCGCATGAGCCGCGACGCCGACCTCCTGCGGGTGCCTTTCCCGTGGTCCGCCGTCGAACTCGAAGAGATGCTGATTGGGCTCGTGGAGGCGAATCAGGATTTCAACTCCACCTTGCGAGTGGCAGTCGTCCGCAATACAGGCACGATGTGGTCGGGCCCAATCACCGACCCGGAGTTCGATCTCATCGCCTTCACAGCCGCGCGCAGCAACTGGGGCGGAGCCTGCAAACTCGGCATCGTGCCGAATGCCCGCCACGCCGCCTGTGTCTTCACCGGCACAAAGACCACGTCCTGGGCGATGAATCTCGTCTGGTATGAAGAGGCCCACCGCCGCGGCCTGGACGAAGTGATTCTGCTGAATGAACGTGGCGAGGTGTCCGAATGCACCTCCGCCAATGTCTTTGCCTGCTTCGGCGATACGGCGGTCACACCGCCCCTGTCCTCCGGTTGCCTACCCGGAATTACACGCCAACTCCTGGTCGAACGAGTCCAGGTGCCTGGGATTCAGGTGACTGAGTCTGTAATTTCGTTGGACGATTTGGAGCGCGCCGATGGTATATTCATAACGTCCAGTACTCGAGACCTACTGCCCGTGGCAGAGGTGGAAGGACTTTCGATTCAAACGGGCGATCGTGTTCGAAAGTCGCTCGCCGAGGCGCTGGAAAGGCACCAGGCCGCTTATGTGGCACTGGCAATCAGGCGCGCCGCGGTGGGCATTGGCGGCGTCAGCTAA
- a CDS encoding HipA family kinase: MPVNATRLERRMRGGAQAQLLACDDGRHYVTKFLENPQHRRILVNEWVAAVFLRHLQIASPEIRVVNLPPNLLEAESEICLHSGTSRRAVSAGWHFGSQFPGNPVTDAVYDYLPDALLASVVNVRHFLGALVFDKWTSNSDARQAIFFRRRIRDWLDEPSTPSLQKGFIAQMIDHGYIFDGPQWEFQDSPIQGLYFRPVVYSSVRGLDDFQPWLDRARFCPESLCDEVLRELPQAWLDQDGPLLESLLGRLMQRRSRIEDYLRATVRAKSHYFPAWR; this comes from the coding sequence ATGCCGGTGAACGCGACGCGGCTCGAGCGCCGCATGCGTGGCGGCGCCCAGGCTCAGCTATTGGCCTGCGACGACGGCCGCCACTATGTCACCAAATTCCTGGAAAACCCGCAGCATCGCCGCATTCTGGTGAACGAGTGGGTCGCGGCCGTGTTTTTGCGCCACCTCCAGATCGCGTCGCCCGAAATCCGGGTCGTGAATCTGCCGCCCAACCTGCTCGAAGCCGAATCCGAAATATGCCTCCATTCGGGTACCAGCCGCCGCGCAGTGTCAGCCGGCTGGCATTTTGGCTCGCAATTCCCAGGCAATCCGGTGACGGATGCGGTCTACGATTACCTGCCCGACGCCCTCCTTGCCAGCGTAGTCAATGTCCGGCACTTCCTCGGTGCGCTGGTCTTCGACAAATGGACCTCGAATTCCGACGCCCGGCAAGCCATCTTCTTCCGCCGCCGCATTCGCGATTGGCTCGACGAACCCTCCACTCCATCCCTACAGAAGGGGTTCATCGCCCAGATGATCGACCACGGCTACATCTTCGACGGCCCGCAATGGGAGTTCCAGGATTCGCCCATTCAAGGACTCTACTTCCGGCCGGTCGTCTACTCCTCCGTTCGCGGCCTGGATGACTTTCAGCCGTGGCTCGATCGGGCTCGCTTCTGCCCCGAGAGCCTCTGCGACGAGGTGCTGCGCGAGTTGCCGCAGGCCTGGCTCGACCAGGACGGCCCGCTGCTGGAGTCGCTGCTAGGCCGGCTGATGCAGCGCCGCAGCCGCATCGAGGACTACCTGCGCGCCACCGTGCGCGCCAAGAGCCACTATTTTCCGGCCTGGCGCTGA
- a CDS encoding transglycosylase SLT domain-containing protein, with protein sequence MKFSNHLLLTPLACLATLIPAQGQTPARLSPYGNALLPAGISAALRAEEPAEPAANPYVNLKHPALLMPKEISAENLTPSQKAVREADKHFQYGKFYIQEGKFDQARSEFDLALETLLAVPESAPDRTVAEKKSEELIRLIHRYDIESLGSGESPESPVFVQSTLPELLERTFPIDPRLKDKTLAQVSAASSELPLTVNDAVLSYINYFTSERGRRVMIYGWKHAGKYKPMISRILDEEGVPQELISLAQAESGFVPRAVSRVAAAGMWQFMRSRGTEYGLKFSALHDDRLDPERATRAAAKHLRDLYTQLGDWYLAMAAYNCGPFCVERAVQRTGFADFWELRARSVLPRETMNYVPAILAMAIITKNPEAYGITPETPDAAMEYDTVQTTCNTSLALIADAADLPVAEIRDLNPSLLRNLAPANYDVRVPKSKGSVVLAALESVPEDKRDSWRLHRVAEGETLTAIARRYSTAAGSIVAANARLDSSFFDAPESGEMLLIPASAQVQPAKHVTSAKGRSTARRHYTSVASRVRPATTKRVAVVSKTRKPISR encoded by the coding sequence ATGAAATTTAGCAATCATCTCCTACTCACCCCGCTGGCCTGCCTGGCCACTCTGATCCCTGCCCAGGGTCAAACTCCTGCAAGATTAAGTCCATACGGCAACGCCTTGCTGCCAGCCGGAATCTCGGCCGCCCTCCGGGCCGAAGAGCCGGCCGAACCAGCGGCCAACCCTTATGTGAATCTGAAGCATCCGGCGTTACTGATGCCGAAGGAAATTTCGGCCGAGAACCTGACGCCTTCGCAGAAGGCGGTCCGCGAGGCCGACAAGCACTTCCAGTACGGCAAGTTCTACATTCAGGAGGGCAAGTTCGATCAGGCGCGCAGCGAATTCGACCTGGCCCTGGAGACCCTGCTGGCGGTGCCGGAATCGGCGCCAGACCGCACGGTAGCGGAAAAGAAGTCAGAGGAACTCATTCGCCTCATTCACCGCTATGACATCGAGTCGCTGGGCAGTGGCGAATCGCCCGAGAGCCCGGTATTCGTCCAATCCACCCTCCCAGAACTTCTCGAACGCACCTTCCCCATCGACCCCCGCCTGAAGGACAAAACGCTCGCCCAGGTCTCCGCCGCTTCCTCCGAACTACCGCTTACAGTGAACGACGCCGTCCTTAGCTACATCAACTACTTCACCAGTGAGCGCGGCCGTCGCGTAATGATCTATGGCTGGAAGCATGCCGGCAAGTACAAGCCGATGATCTCCAGGATCCTCGATGAAGAAGGCGTACCGCAGGAATTGATCAGCCTGGCCCAGGCGGAGTCCGGCTTCGTGCCGCGCGCCGTCAGCCGCGTCGCCGCCGCCGGCATGTGGCAGTTCATGCGGAGCCGGGGCACGGAGTATGGCCTCAAATTCTCCGCCCTGCATGACGACCGCCTGGATCCGGAGCGCGCCACGCGGGCCGCGGCCAAGCACCTGCGCGATCTGTACACCCAATTGGGTGACTGGTATCTGGCGATGGCCGCCTACAACTGCGGGCCTTTCTGTGTCGAACGCGCCGTCCAGCGCACCGGATTCGCTGATTTCTGGGAACTGCGCGCCCGCAGCGTCCTGCCGCGCGAAACGATGAATTACGTGCCGGCCATCCTGGCTATGGCTATCATCACCAAGAATCCCGAGGCCTACGGCATTACGCCCGAGACACCCGACGCGGCGATGGAATACGATACCGTCCAGACCACCTGCAACACGAGTCTCGCCCTGATTGCCGATGCGGCCGATCTGCCCGTAGCCGAGATCCGCGACCTCAATCCCTCCCTGCTGCGCAACCTGGCGCCGGCGAACTACGACGTGCGCGTCCCGAAGTCGAAGGGCAGCGTGGTGCTGGCCGCACTCGAGTCCGTACCCGAAGACAAACGCGATTCCTGGAGACTGCACCGGGTGGCGGAAGGGGAGACCCTCACCGCAATCGCACGCCGCTATTCGACGGCAGCGGGCTCCATCGTCGCCGCCAACGCCAGACTCGATTCCTCCTTCTTTGACGCACCGGAAAGTGGCGAAATGCTGCTGATTCCGGCCTCCGCGCAGGTCCAGCCAGCGAAACACGTCACCTCCGCCAAGGGCCGCTCCACAGCCCGCCGCCACTATACATCGGTCGCGTCCCGGGTCCGTCCAGCCACGACAAAACGCGTCGCCGTGGTGTCCAAAACGCGCAAGCCCATTAGCCGCTAA
- a CDS encoding phosphatase PAP2 family protein — translation MSILAHGLLSWIESTDHVLMRRVHRWRAPRWIRLWMVCATRGGDGWLWYALGLLLPIFGGVEGRWAVLEAAVACWTGIALFLYLKRATGRRRPCALEPHCWSTLLPPDQFSFPSGHTITAFAVILPIMAHFPEARFALLFCAVSIALSRILLGMHFLSDVIAGALIGSTLGALFHSLAMTLAA, via the coding sequence ATGAGCATCCTGGCCCACGGTCTTCTGTCCTGGATCGAGAGCACGGATCACGTCCTGATGCGGCGTGTGCACCGCTGGCGGGCACCCCGCTGGATCCGATTGTGGATGGTCTGTGCCACCCGGGGCGGCGATGGTTGGCTCTGGTACGCCCTGGGCTTGCTGCTGCCGATCTTCGGCGGAGTGGAAGGACGCTGGGCGGTTCTGGAGGCAGCGGTGGCCTGTTGGACCGGCATTGCCCTGTTTCTTTATTTGAAGCGCGCCACCGGACGGCGGCGGCCCTGCGCCCTGGAGCCCCACTGCTGGTCCACACTGCTTCCGCCCGACCAGTTCAGCTTCCCCTCCGGACACACCATCACCGCCTTCGCCGTGATTCTGCCCATCATGGCGCACTTCCCCGAGGCCCGCTTCGCATTGCTTTTCTGTGCGGTCTCCATCGCCCTATCGCGCATCCTGCTGGGCATGCACTTTCTCAGCGATGTGATCGCTGGCGCGCTCATCGGCTCGACGCTGGGCGCCCTTTTTCACTCCCTCGCAATGACTCTCGCCGCCTGA
- a CDS encoding SpoIIE family protein phosphatase: MRILVADDQPDVLLALRFLLKAEGFTIQTADHPAAILQAVRQTPPDLVLMDLNYTRDTTSGEEGLDALAQLQQLGLRAPIIVMTAWGSVELAVEAMRRGAADFVMKPWDNERLLNTLRKHMGQAPASRVTQDLDLARQVQAQLLPQRRPSLKTLEYDGHCRQAGAVGGDYFDFLELAPGRVGLLLADISGKGIAAALLMSNLQAALRSLAWQATRNLPLLLRTLNLQFLESTPPERFATLFFSDYDDNTRTLRYANCGHNPPLLLRANGDVEWLKATGPVIGLLDVFQPEVGETRLAPGDRLIIYSDGVTDARGPGGDDLGDLEFAQIVRQNPAYSPEQLTAHIAALSPGEQFDDMTMVLARAV; encoded by the coding sequence ATGCGGATCCTGGTGGCCGACGATCAGCCGGACGTTCTGTTGGCCTTACGTTTCCTGCTGAAAGCAGAGGGATTTACGATCCAAACGGCGGATCATCCGGCGGCCATCCTGCAGGCGGTGCGGCAGACTCCACCCGACCTGGTGCTGATGGATCTCAACTACACACGGGACACCACTTCGGGGGAGGAGGGGCTGGACGCCCTCGCTCAACTCCAGCAACTGGGCCTGCGTGCGCCCATCATTGTCATGACCGCCTGGGGCAGCGTCGAGCTAGCCGTCGAGGCAATGCGCCGCGGCGCGGCCGACTTCGTCATGAAGCCCTGGGATAACGAACGGCTGCTCAATACCCTGCGCAAGCACATGGGGCAGGCGCCGGCCAGCCGCGTGACGCAGGATCTGGACTTGGCCCGGCAGGTACAGGCGCAACTACTGCCGCAGCGCCGCCCCTCTTTGAAAACGCTGGAGTATGACGGACACTGCCGCCAGGCCGGGGCTGTGGGCGGAGACTACTTCGACTTTCTGGAGTTGGCTCCGGGCCGGGTCGGACTGCTACTGGCCGACATCTCCGGCAAGGGCATCGCGGCCGCTCTGCTGATGTCGAATCTACAGGCGGCCCTGCGCAGTCTGGCCTGGCAGGCGACCCGGAATCTGCCTCTGTTGCTGCGGACCCTGAATCTGCAGTTCCTGGAATCCACGCCGCCCGAGCGCTTCGCGACGCTGTTCTTCAGCGACTACGACGACAACACGCGCACGCTGCGTTACGCCAACTGCGGGCACAATCCGCCCCTGCTGCTGCGGGCGAACGGCGACGTGGAGTGGCTGAAGGCGACGGGGCCCGTGATTGGGCTGCTGGACGTCTTTCAGCCGGAGGTGGGCGAAACGCGCCTCGCGCCCGGCGACCGCCTGATCATCTACTCCGATGGCGTGACCGATGCCCGGGGGCCCGGCGGCGACGATCTCGGCGACCTGGAATTCGCCCAGATCGTCCGGCAGAATCCGGCGTATTCGCCGGAACAACTCACCGCTCACATCGCCGCGCTCTCACCGGGTGAGCAGTTCGACGATATGACGATGGTGCTGGCTCGCGCGGTGTAA
- a CDS encoding glycosyltransferase, producing the protein MPILDFLFFDAGGGHRAAATALKMAMEQEQRPWQPRLVHLQDILAPADVFKKVLRIDLQEIYNMMLRRGWTLGSEQGLRFMQCVIRLYHGTEVKLMREWWQFRSNAPAPDGVVSVVPNFNRAIFEGLQKTLPGTPYITILTDIADFPPAFWIERQPQYFICGSDRAYRQALDLGHPKARVFQTSGMILHPRFYAPLNVDVAAERAAAGLDPSTPTGLVLFGGYGTGVMKDILRKLDQSGQNVQLILIAGRNESLKRQLEAQPSRIRKHVVGFTSEIPRWMNLADFFIGKPGPGSLSEAVHMGLPAITVRNAWTLPQERYNAEWLSENKLGIVLKNFDSIGQAASELLTGGRLEEMRANAGRIRNRAIFEIPALLDDIMTRRP; encoded by the coding sequence ATGCCGATCCTCGATTTTCTGTTCTTTGATGCCGGGGGCGGGCACCGTGCCGCCGCCACCGCGCTAAAGATGGCGATGGAGCAGGAGCAGCGGCCCTGGCAGCCGCGTCTGGTGCATCTGCAGGACATCCTGGCCCCCGCCGACGTCTTCAAGAAGGTCCTGCGTATCGATCTCCAGGAAATCTACAACATGATGTTGCGGCGCGGCTGGACACTGGGCTCGGAGCAGGGGCTGCGGTTCATGCAGTGTGTCATCCGGCTCTACCACGGCACGGAAGTGAAGCTGATGCGCGAGTGGTGGCAGTTCCGGTCGAACGCCCCGGCGCCCGACGGCGTGGTCAGCGTTGTGCCGAACTTCAACCGGGCGATCTTCGAAGGACTGCAAAAGACGCTGCCCGGTACGCCCTACATCACCATCCTGACCGACATTGCCGACTTCCCGCCTGCCTTCTGGATCGAGCGTCAGCCACAGTACTTCATCTGCGGCAGTGACCGCGCCTACCGCCAGGCGCTGGACCTGGGCCACCCGAAGGCCCGTGTCTTCCAGACCTCGGGCATGATTCTGCACCCACGCTTCTATGCCCCTCTGAATGTGGATGTCGCGGCCGAGCGCGCCGCCGCCGGACTGGATCCGTCGACGCCCACCGGCCTGGTGCTGTTTGGCGGCTATGGCACCGGCGTCATGAAGGACATCCTGCGGAAGTTGGACCAATCGGGTCAGAATGTGCAGCTCATCCTCATCGCGGGTCGTAACGAGTCGCTGAAACGGCAGTTGGAGGCGCAGCCAAGCCGCATCAGGAAGCATGTGGTCGGATTCACCAGCGAGATTCCCCGTTGGATGAACCTGGCCGATTTCTTCATCGGCAAGCCTGGTCCGGGGAGCCTGAGCGAAGCCGTGCACATGGGGCTGCCCGCCATCACCGTACGCAACGCCTGGACCCTGCCGCAGGAGCGCTATAACGCTGAGTGGTTGAGTGAGAACAAGTTAGGGATCGTCCTGAAGAACTTCGACTCTATCGGCCAGGCCGCTTCGGAGTTGCTCACGGGAGGACGGCTGGAGGAGATGCGCGCCAATGCCGGCCGCATCCGGAATCGCGCCATCTTCGAGATCCCGGCCTTGCTCGACGACATCATGACACGGAGGCCCTGA
- a CDS encoding sugar phosphate isomerase/epimerase family protein: MLRRSFFPSALGTALAAPILWGRHRIDLSRISLLTDEVGKSPAESIAFAKQYGIQWVELRGIPGKGTTYAFLPEPELRDFARTLKDADLRVSFLNTPMLKFGLPGTEPRRRRPETAEEKTKRQDREKKSFDDRLAALDKAILAAHILGVKGIRVFAFSRVEEPETVLPKVAEVLTEMAKVAEKQGVQLLIENEASCNVGTSAELRRICELVPSKSFGVNWDPVNAMSLKETPWPDGYKLLPHKRVHNVQMKARALVIGPEFLDWKAIYNQLDSDGYAGKVGLETHVFDGTLIEKAHLSMKKIQELVKA; this comes from the coding sequence ATGCTGCGCCGATCGTTTTTCCCCTCTGCCCTAGGCACCGCTCTGGCCGCTCCGATTCTCTGGGGCCGCCATCGCATCGATCTTTCCCGCATTAGCCTGCTCACCGATGAGGTTGGGAAGTCTCCGGCCGAGTCGATTGCCTTTGCGAAACAGTACGGAATCCAGTGGGTGGAACTGCGCGGCATTCCCGGGAAGGGCACAACGTATGCCTTCCTGCCGGAACCCGAACTGCGCGATTTTGCCAGGACGCTGAAGGACGCCGATCTCCGAGTGTCGTTCCTCAACACGCCGATGCTCAAGTTCGGCCTGCCCGGAACGGAGCCCAGGCGGCGCCGCCCGGAGACTGCCGAAGAGAAGACCAAGCGGCAGGATCGGGAGAAAAAGTCGTTTGACGACCGGCTGGCCGCGCTGGACAAGGCCATCCTGGCTGCCCACATCCTGGGCGTGAAGGGCATCCGCGTCTTTGCGTTTTCGCGAGTTGAGGAGCCCGAGACGGTACTACCCAAGGTCGCCGAAGTGCTGACCGAAATGGCCAAGGTGGCTGAAAAGCAGGGCGTTCAATTGTTGATAGAGAACGAGGCTTCCTGCAATGTGGGCACCTCGGCCGAGCTGAGGCGCATCTGCGAACTGGTACCCTCGAAGTCCTTTGGTGTCAATTGGGACCCGGTGAATGCCATGTCGCTCAAAGAGACGCCGTGGCCGGATGGGTACAAGCTGCTGCCCCATAAGCGCGTGCACAACGTGCAGATGAAGGCGCGGGCGCTCGTCATCGGGCCGGAATTCCTCGATTGGAAGGCGATCTACAATCAGCTGGACTCTGATGGCTATGCGGGCAAAGTGGGGCTGGAAACCCACGTCTTCGACGGTACGCTCATCGAGAAAGCGCATCTTTCGATGAAGAAGATCCAGGAGTTGGTCAAGGCGTGA